From a single Phragmites australis chromosome 7, lpPhrAust1.1, whole genome shotgun sequence genomic region:
- the LOC133923672 gene encoding protein EPIDERMAL PATTERNING FACTOR 2-like isoform X2 produces the protein MRRHATAARVRCILLRPLTVVLLLAAVSDGIRPAPADVKPVHRTEKATTTASQGSRGGDKDLQLQEEVRATGSTLPDCSHACGACSPCSRVMVSFKCSGAEPLPCPTVYRCMCRGKCYPVPSS, from the exons ATGAGGAGGCACGCTACTGCCGCTAGAGTCCGCTGCATCCTTCTTCGTCCTCTGACGGTTGTCTTGCTGCTTGCAGCCGTGAGTGACGGCATCAGACCAGCTCCTG CTGATGTCAAACCGGTGCATCGAACGGAGAAGGCCACCACCACTGCATCACAA GGGAGCAGGGGTGGGGACAAAGACTTGCAGCTGCAGGAAGAGGTGCGCGCGACGGGGTCGACCCTGCCGGACTGCTCGCACGCGTGCGGGGCGTGCTCGCCGTGCAGCCGCGTCATGGTGAGCTTCAAGTGCTCCGGCGCGGAGCCGTTGCCGTGCCCCACGGTGTACCGCTGCATGTGCAGGGG
- the LOC133923672 gene encoding protein EPIDERMAL PATTERNING FACTOR 1-like isoform X1 produces MRRHATAARVRCILLRPLTVVLLLAAVSDGIRPAPADVKPVHRTEKATTTASQQGSRGGDKDLQLQEEVRATGSTLPDCSHACGACSPCSRVMVSFKCSGAEPLPCPTVYRCMCRGKCYPVPSS; encoded by the exons ATGAGGAGGCACGCTACTGCCGCTAGAGTCCGCTGCATCCTTCTTCGTCCTCTGACGGTTGTCTTGCTGCTTGCAGCCGTGAGTGACGGCATCAGACCAGCTCCTG CTGATGTCAAACCGGTGCATCGAACGGAGAAGGCCACCACCACTGCATCACAA CAGGGGAGCAGGGGTGGGGACAAAGACTTGCAGCTGCAGGAAGAGGTGCGCGCGACGGGGTCGACCCTGCCGGACTGCTCGCACGCGTGCGGGGCGTGCTCGCCGTGCAGCCGCGTCATGGTGAGCTTCAAGTGCTCCGGCGCGGAGCCGTTGCCGTGCCCCACGGTGTACCGCTGCATGTGCAGGGG